The following are encoded together in the Pseudoalteromonas shioyasakiensis genome:
- the yghU gene encoding glutathione-dependent disulfide-bond oxidoreductase has translation MSNTDSYTPPKVWQWDAENGGEWAKTNRPVSGATHEQDLPVGKHDLQLYSLATPNGQKVTIMLEELLELGIDEADYDAFLIKIGDGDQFSSGFVSVNPNSKIPALMDHSTTPVTRVFESGAILQYLAEKFDALIPSDHASKTECRNWLFWQMGSAPYLGGGFGHFYSYAPFKMQYPIDRFTMEVKRQLDVLNRHLSDHDYMAGSEYSIADIAIWPWYGSLVLGNLYDAAEFLDVESYSHVMRWAKQIERRPAVKRGRRVNKTWGDEAEQLAERHSKEDF, from the coding sequence ATGAGTAATACCGACAGTTATACGCCACCTAAAGTGTGGCAATGGGATGCAGAAAACGGTGGTGAATGGGCGAAGACGAATCGTCCGGTCTCAGGTGCAACCCACGAGCAAGACTTGCCCGTTGGTAAACATGACCTACAACTCTACTCGCTTGCGACACCAAACGGCCAAAAAGTGACTATCATGCTCGAAGAGCTATTAGAGCTTGGTATTGATGAAGCCGACTACGATGCATTTTTAATTAAAATTGGCGATGGTGACCAATTCTCTTCAGGGTTTGTCAGTGTTAACCCAAATTCAAAAATCCCAGCCTTAATGGATCACAGTACCACGCCCGTTACTCGCGTGTTTGAGTCAGGTGCAATTTTACAATACCTGGCAGAAAAGTTTGATGCGCTGATCCCAAGCGATCACGCCAGTAAAACAGAATGTCGTAATTGGCTATTTTGGCAAATGGGCTCGGCCCCATACTTAGGTGGAGGCTTCGGTCACTTTTATAGTTATGCCCCTTTCAAAATGCAGTACCCAATTGATCGCTTCACCATGGAAGTAAAACGCCAGTTAGACGTATTAAACCGCCATTTAAGCGACCATGACTACATGGCTGGTAGCGAATATTCAATTGCCGATATCGCTATTTGGCCTTGGTATGGCAGCTTGGTACTTGGCAATTTATATGATGCAGCAGAGTTCTTAGATGTTGAGTCATATAGTCATGTGATGCGCTGGGCAAAACAAATTGAGCGCCGCCCTGCAGTAAAACGAGGTCGCAGAGTTAACAAAACATGGGGTGATGAAGCTGAGCAGTTAGCAGAGCGCCACTCTAAGGAAGATTTTTAA
- a CDS encoding STAS/SEC14 domain-containing protein, whose protein sequence is MKKHGLAIGLERTGTTFYLTIKVVGKLTHDDYKTLTPLIDNAVAAVPSAKIRAYVDITELEGWELQAAWDDFKLGLKHNKEFCRIAVLGNKNWQQVASKVGNWFISGEVKYFEDPNIATEWLNE, encoded by the coding sequence ATGAAAAAGCATGGTTTAGCCATTGGCCTTGAGCGTACTGGCACGACTTTTTATCTCACAATTAAAGTAGTTGGAAAGCTCACCCACGACGATTACAAAACTCTCACTCCTCTTATAGATAATGCTGTAGCAGCAGTTCCGAGTGCAAAAATAAGAGCCTATGTTGATATTACTGAGTTAGAAGGCTGGGAGTTACAAGCGGCGTGGGATGACTTTAAGTTAGGCCTTAAACATAACAAAGAGTTTTGCCGGATAGCAGTACTTGGTAACAAAAACTGGCAACAAGTGGCAAGCAAAGTGGGTAACTGGTTTATCAGTGGCGAAGTGAAATACTTTGAAGACCCGAACATTGCCACTGAGTGGTTAAACGAATAA
- a CDS encoding endonuclease/exonuclease/phosphatase family protein: protein MIENSQIKVATFNLYNYLAPPDAFYDFQRIYSAEQWAKKQRWLADYLKNQQPDIIGFQEVFSINELKQQVNAQGYPYFAVVDEPTVIDDFIYRDPVVAIASRYKIVAVSQVEAEQDDILAMGLSANFNFSRSIIRATLEVPHLGHVDCYVVHFKSKRSMLHHQDDESHSEQQNLVMQLKSQALGRWASSMQRGSEAALLLVEIIKRRANSNNPVIVMGDFNNELHDGVLNHLIADHLRFSGHRQNSPSRSEFKLQDSWQLYQRHVVTENDREATHYFGSSSSVFDYILLSREFDAGFQGSFFEVVDYHTYDQHLINPQFAYDDQSTDHGVVMVTMKLRS, encoded by the coding sequence GTGATAGAAAACAGTCAAATAAAGGTGGCGACGTTTAATTTATATAATTATTTAGCGCCACCTGACGCATTTTATGATTTTCAGCGCATTTATAGCGCTGAGCAGTGGGCCAAAAAGCAGCGCTGGTTGGCCGATTACCTTAAAAATCAGCAGCCAGATATTATTGGCTTTCAAGAAGTGTTCAGCATCAATGAACTAAAACAGCAAGTTAACGCACAGGGTTACCCCTATTTTGCGGTAGTTGATGAGCCAACGGTGATTGATGACTTTATTTATCGCGATCCGGTTGTGGCCATTGCCTCACGCTATAAAATTGTTGCTGTCAGTCAGGTTGAGGCAGAACAAGATGATATTTTAGCGATGGGCTTGAGCGCTAATTTTAACTTTAGCCGCAGTATTATTCGCGCGACACTTGAAGTACCTCACTTAGGACACGTCGATTGCTATGTAGTGCACTTTAAATCAAAGCGCAGCATGCTCCATCACCAAGATGATGAAAGCCACAGCGAACAGCAAAACTTAGTTATGCAGTTAAAATCACAAGCCCTTGGGCGCTGGGCATCAAGCATGCAGCGTGGCAGTGAAGCAGCGCTGTTACTCGTTGAAATCATTAAGCGCAGAGCAAATTCCAATAACCCTGTGATTGTGATGGGGGACTTTAATAATGAGTTACACGATGGTGTGCTTAACCATTTAATCGCTGACCACCTTCGTTTTAGCGGTCATAGGCAAAATAGCCCATCTCGTTCAGAGTTCAAACTACAAGATAGTTGGCAACTCTATCAGCGCCATGTTGTCACCGAGAACGACAGAGAAGCCACCCACTATTTTGGTAGTAGTAGCTCAGTATTTGATTATATTTTGTTATCCCGTGAGTTTGATGCCGGATTTCAGGGCAGCTTTTTTGAGGTGGTTGATTATCACACCTATGATCAGCACTTAATCAACCCACAGTTTGCCTATGATGATCAAAGTACCGACCATGGCGTTGTGATGGTGACAATGAAGCTGAGAAGCTAG
- a CDS encoding rhomboid family intramembrane serine protease: MTEKKAVKIPPISSKRFAILGIMLVCLVLQIINTLPGINLNGLGILPRQISGLSGVFFAPFLHGGWAHLFSNLVPFAILGWLVCQFSVKRFWLVFAGTALIGGLLVWLFGRSNIHVGLSGVIYGLWGYLISYGIMHRSFKAILISIAVVVLYSGLIWGVFPQRIHISFESHLFGAISGAFIGYIMAKRDKQKNLKL, translated from the coding sequence ATGACTGAAAAAAAAGCTGTCAAAATTCCTCCTATCAGTAGTAAGCGATTCGCAATTTTAGGCATTATGCTGGTGTGCTTGGTACTGCAAATAATTAATACCCTACCCGGCATAAACTTAAACGGTTTAGGTATTTTGCCAAGACAGATATCTGGTTTATCGGGGGTGTTTTTTGCGCCATTTTTACATGGTGGCTGGGCACACCTTTTTAGTAACCTAGTGCCATTTGCTATTCTCGGCTGGCTAGTTTGCCAATTTAGCGTAAAACGCTTTTGGCTGGTGTTTGCAGGCACAGCGCTCATTGGTGGATTACTAGTATGGCTATTTGGCCGCAGCAATATTCATGTAGGGCTAAGTGGTGTTATCTACGGTTTATGGGGCTACCTAATTAGCTACGGCATTATGCACCGCTCATTCAAAGCCATTTTAATCAGTATTGCAGTTGTTGTGTTATACAGCGGCCTGATTTGGGGTGTCTTTCCGCAGCGCATTCATATTTCATTCGAAAGCCATTTATTCGGCGCAATTAGCGGCGCATTCATCGGCTATATTATGGCAAAGCGTGATAAACAAAAGAATCTGAAGCTTTAA